One genomic segment of Thermogemmatispora onikobensis includes these proteins:
- a CDS encoding alpha/beta hydrolase gives MLELSKIRVGKPSLKQLLVGGLGSVIGVAGFVVTVAVYVVETLIRPKKIVSFADLYKISPFELELPAEAVTFPASNSDHMVNGWYIPYPGATTTILVCPGYRSGMADVLGMCAHLWKASHNVLVFEYYGHGQEVGKPVTLGYREINDFMGAVAYARERAPHARLGVIAYSMGAAVAIMCSARCQDVEAIVADSSFATHWSVIDYNVHRVLHLPAAPFTWVADYLLWWRAGYRFDQVAPLRDIAKIAPRPILIIHGGKDSLVDPRDAPLLYEAAGEPKELWIVPEADHCGAYFADRRAYVNKVLSFFEEHLKKPRPHLQLIEGEGAGPIPARPAERVEEITGLSEAS, from the coding sequence GTGCTAGAGCTAAGCAAGATTCGTGTAGGCAAGCCTTCTTTGAAGCAGCTTTTGGTTGGCGGCCTGGGGAGCGTCATCGGAGTGGCAGGATTCGTTGTCACAGTAGCTGTCTATGTAGTTGAAACCCTGATCCGTCCCAAGAAAATCGTCAGTTTTGCGGACCTCTACAAAATCTCTCCCTTTGAGCTTGAGCTGCCAGCCGAAGCGGTGACCTTTCCGGCCTCCAACAGCGACCACATGGTCAATGGCTGGTACATTCCCTATCCCGGGGCCACCACAACCATCCTGGTCTGCCCTGGCTACCGCTCAGGGATGGCCGACGTGCTTGGCATGTGTGCCCACCTCTGGAAAGCCAGCCATAACGTCCTCGTCTTTGAGTATTACGGGCATGGGCAGGAGGTAGGCAAACCGGTCACCCTCGGCTACCGCGAGATCAATGATTTCATGGGCGCAGTGGCCTATGCCAGAGAGCGCGCGCCTCACGCTCGCCTGGGGGTCATTGCCTATTCGATGGGGGCTGCTGTGGCCATCATGTGCAGCGCCCGCTGTCAGGATGTAGAAGCAATTGTCGCTGACAGCTCATTTGCCACTCACTGGAGTGTCATCGACTACAATGTTCACCGCGTGCTCCACTTACCTGCCGCTCCCTTCACCTGGGTCGCCGATTACCTGCTCTGGTGGCGCGCAGGCTATCGCTTTGACCAGGTGGCGCCGTTACGCGATATCGCCAAGATCGCGCCGCGTCCCATTCTCATCATCCACGGTGGCAAAGATTCGCTGGTCGACCCGCGCGATGCCCCCCTTCTTTACGAAGCAGCTGGAGAACCGAAAGAGCTATGGATCGTGCCCGAAGCTGACCACTGCGGTGCCTACTTTGCGGACCGGCGCGCCTACGTCAACAAAGTGCTCTCTTTCTTCGAAGAGCATTTAAAGAAGCCCCGCCCTCATCTGCAGCTGATCGAGGGCGAAGGAGCGGGGCCGATACCGGCGCGCCCCGCTGAGCGGGTGGAAGAAATCACGGGCCTCTCCGAGGCCAGCTAA
- a CDS encoding alkaline phosphatase family protein, giving the protein MRVLLIGVDGLTLRIVKPLMAQGLLPHLRQIYEGGAHALLQAPLPPAAITRWRAIMTGLPPRKQGLIPEYDEYDRCLLETAAALRSTPETVDDLAQEDETLWSYLSAWGRRVLVVNVPATYPPRPINGIMLSGPPAPPFYAGLAYPPDFAARLLEVVPHYQLAPTWRGLATWFKEPLIEIRRLLADRSALLDILLREAWDCCLFVLHEIDLLQHLYWDRVLDLCREVVACYRLLDELLGRALSALQPSDLLILLSPYSFQSIKRTFHLKEYLRRYTPHFPLSGRVTARGVGWSAWRGEAQLLPPLPARRRWRVCRLAASPGKSAEPPLAGGSLLWLPASSPLGGYAAIALADHLTERHIEEFIADLQAQVDPATAYPAIGDLYRDETCLPSQERRLMLLAHDGILLSQALGQRQLWSAGEPCYGMHQPDGLLCLYGAGLQRSVLRPVSAYDILPTVLAALDVPVPARLAGRPLIGAGAPLARPSPI; this is encoded by the coding sequence ATGCGGGTCTTGCTTATTGGGGTGGATGGTCTGACGTTACGCATTGTGAAACCGCTGATGGCGCAAGGATTGCTCCCCCATCTGCGGCAGATCTACGAGGGGGGAGCGCATGCCTTGTTACAGGCCCCGCTTCCACCGGCGGCGATCACACGCTGGCGAGCTATCATGACCGGCCTTCCGCCGCGGAAGCAAGGCCTGATTCCGGAGTATGACGAGTACGATCGCTGCCTGCTGGAGACGGCGGCTGCGCTGCGCTCGACTCCGGAGACCGTGGACGACCTGGCACAAGAGGATGAGACGCTCTGGAGTTACCTGAGCGCCTGGGGGCGGCGCGTCCTGGTCGTCAATGTCCCCGCAACCTATCCGCCTCGTCCCATCAATGGCATCATGCTCAGCGGTCCACCTGCACCGCCATTCTATGCTGGCCTTGCCTATCCACCCGACTTCGCTGCCAGACTGCTGGAAGTCGTTCCGCATTATCAGCTCGCGCCCACCTGGCGAGGGCTGGCGACCTGGTTCAAAGAACCTCTGATAGAGATCCGGCGCCTCCTGGCAGATCGCTCTGCTCTCCTGGACATCCTGCTACGCGAAGCGTGGGATTGCTGTCTCTTCGTACTCCATGAGATTGATCTGCTGCAACATCTCTACTGGGACCGCGTGCTCGATCTCTGCCGGGAGGTGGTCGCTTGCTATCGCCTTCTCGATGAACTACTTGGGCGAGCGCTGAGCGCCCTACAGCCGTCTGACCTGCTGATCCTTCTCTCGCCCTACAGCTTTCAGAGCATCAAGCGCACTTTTCATCTGAAAGAATATCTGAGACGCTATACTCCCCATTTTCCTTTGTCGGGGAGAGTCACTGCTCGGGGAGTCGGCTGGTCTGCTTGGAGAGGGGAAGCGCAGCTACTGCCTCCTCTTCCCGCGCGGCGGCGCTGGCGAGTCTGTCGGCTGGCTGCCTCTCCTGGGAAGTCAGCTGAGCCACCGCTGGCGGGTGGTTCCCTTCTCTGGCTTCCGGCCTCATCGCCGCTGGGAGGCTATGCAGCTATCGCGCTTGCCGACCACCTCACCGAAAGGCACATCGAAGAGTTCATCGCCGATCTCCAGGCCCAGGTCGATCCAGCAACGGCCTATCCAGCCATTGGGGACCTATACCGTGACGAAACCTGTCTGCCCAGCCAGGAGCGACGCCTTATGCTCCTGGCCCACGATGGGATACTGCTTTCGCAGGCCCTGGGGCAGCGGCAGCTCTGGAGCGCGGGCGAGCCGTGCTATGGGATGCATCAGCCAGATGGGCTGCTCTGCCTCTATGGAGCGGGACTCCAGCGGTCTGTACTCCGGCCTGTCTCTGCCTACGACATTCTCCCGACCGTGCTGGCCGCGCTTGACGTACCTGTCCCTGCGCGGCTCGCGGGCCGCCCGCTCATTGGGGCTGGGGCGCCCCTTGCAAGGCCGTCTCCGATATAG